The genomic region GCAGTCCGGATCTAGGAACTAGCTtgggagcaggagaaggctCTAGGTGCAGCCATCCAGGCGAGATGCAGGTTGTGGCAGTGGCAGAGTTGATTTTTGGCTTCATGTGTCTCTCTCTAGTCAGGAGAGAGAAGCTGCAACCTGCTCGATGAAGCTGGCCAAGTTGATGTCTCGCTCTGATAAGCCTCCACACTCGTGGGTGCTCAAGGTGATATGAACCTAaaccagacagacagacagaccgACCAAGTGTTGCTGGCAGAAAGAGCAGGAATGGTTTCCCGCAGTGCTGTAGGCAGTTTGCATCTGATGAGGCAGGTAGCACTATTACTTTCTCCAGACTTGTTACCAAAATTTCCCGGGGGGGAGAGGTGGTCTAGCATTTTGCCtagttttttccttcctacagCTCGTCCTGGCCGCAAGCTGTCACTGCCACCCCTGCCTTGGTCACAGCAGCCAGCTGTGCTCACTTTTCAACTCACACTTTCTCCAGAAGCTTTTCCCCTTGCTGCTACTTCTGATACTGATTTAAAAAGACAACCCTGGTGCCAGCCTACAGGCAGCTACTGCTCATCTGGACAGGTAAAAAAAGGGGTGGGAGAGGATCTGTAGGTGATAGCTGTAGGCTGTCTGTGATATGCCAAGGGAACAGCATCTGAGGAGAGAGGTCCCACTGATCTGAACAgtactttctgctgctgttttatgcCTCACAAAAGGGATGCATTCCCTGAAGAGCTCTGGTTGCCCCCACCATCCCTCTGTCTTACCTTATTGTACACATTGAACCATTCGGGGTGGTGATCCAGTTTTTCTGCCTGTAGAGCCACTCTGGTCATGAAGCCAAAGGCCTGCCCAGTGGAGTAAGAAGAGTTAGCTCTGAACCACTTACCTGcgataaaatgttttttcactcCATTGCTATTAATTTTACACCACATGTTTCTAGGTAACCCAACCAAATGCAAGGCCTGGGATGTTCGGTATCTTTGTTGAGGTTTTCTATGGGCTTTCCTCTTTTGGGGGAGCTTTTCCCAGACAAATCATGTGCCTGGGTTGAGCACTTTGGTGTCTTGGGCAGGTTATCTTGCTCAGCCATTACATTTCAGGAGAAACATGGAGGGGTTTCTTTGGCTGAGCCTTGCAGATGGGACTCCCTGCTCTGCAAACCAGGTCTCCCGTGTTGTAAAACTCTCTACCGCCGATGCTCATACCCGGTTGAAGTCCTTGAAGTGGAACTCTTTGAAGATGGCGTCTCTGCCTTCCACCTCGTTCCACCCCACGGCTCTCAGGTTTGGTAGCagctgctccctctcctccGCACTCAGCCTGTGGGCTTTTCCTGCCTGATGCcgcagaaaggaaagggaagaggaaacagGTCAGCGTGGCAGAGGTAGGATGAAGCAGATGTTCAAAGCAGCGAGGAGTCCCGTGAGTCATGGACTTACGGGTCCAGGGAGACAGCTGCAGGCTGGGTGGGAGGGTTAGTGTGTGTGTGCGGACCTGAATCGGGGAGTACTGATGATAGGGGATATCAATGCTGTCCTCTGCTTCCTGCCCTGGGTACATCCTGCGTGTACCTAGGTCAAGTGAAGTCCAGCTTGTTGCTTTTGTCCTCTGACCTGCAACACCTACCACTTTAGCAGTGTATATATGTATTCAGTATAACCTAAGGTACTAAGAAATGATGGCTGTGTGAGGTTAAGCTCCCAAATACATTACATATAATTTTCTGGGAGAAAAACCTGAAACTCTGTGATGGCTTCTACAACTGAGAATTGCTTGCTTTTGAGGTTCATGAAGTACCTTCCTGAAGCAGGAGGGCTTTATTTGCAGGTCATCTGCACTGGAAGCCTGCTttagaggaggaagaagtggtGTGAATCAGAGAGATGAGTCACACTAAATTGGagttcagctgcttttccttttcaatctCCCTTATGTTATGGTGCAGTTTAAGAGGCTGTTTCTCTCTGAGTAAcaaagggcagagggagggatTATGATTTAGCATTGTCTTCCCTCTTGGGCAGAGCTGCcgttatttgttttttaaggtgggaagaaaaaaaaaagcagttgttcTTGGTTCTGGGGAGTGAATATGGGCAAAGATGAAACTGAAATTGAGTTATTGGGCACAGGGGCTACCCGAGCCAGCTTGGGTTGGCTCAGTGGGGAAGGCAGGAGTGAGTGTGGAGGGGTATTGCTCTATCTGAAAGATTATGTTCTGGcaattaaaaatctttcctaGTGGGTGATCTGATCTTTTGAGTGGATGAGGATTGTTGTTTCTCAATGACAAAGACCAACATCTctgcaatttgttttcttttatatgcTGTAGAGCAAAGCATGGCAAGTTAGATATGAGTCCCAACAAATACAGCCCAGTGTTTCTTGTGGGTGTTTGCTCAGCTGTTTAAGATGCTACTTCTGAGCATTGATGCCCAAGTGAAGCGTCTCAAGGGGCTGCTGACCAAAGAAGGCAAATCGTTCTTTCTTACAGTTCAGCTACTCACAGGCTGTACAAAACCAGAGGGGCAGCCATGGAGCTGATGGTTTTGTGggttctgtt from Ciconia boyciana chromosome 8, ASM3463844v1, whole genome shotgun sequence harbors:
- the PCBD1 gene encoding pterin-4-alpha-carbinolamine dehydratase, with product MAGKAHRLSAEEREQLLPNLRAVGWNEVEGRDAIFKEFHFKDFNRAFGFMTRVALQAEKLDHHPEWFNVYNKVHITLSTHECGGLSERDINLASFIEQVAASLS